AAAGATATCAAGAATTGTCAGAAAAGCGACATAGTGGTGGTATTTTATCTGAGTCCGAATCGAAAGAAATGCAAGATCTTGTAATGCCATTTCTAGAGGTTCAAAAGGCATATGAAGTGCTACCTAACAAGAAAAAAAGAAAAAAATATGATAAAAATGGGGATGAAGAGAAAAATACAGCAAAATCTGATGATTTATTTGCAGATTATATAAGGAAGCAACCATACGACTTTTTGTACCAATCAATTCTTGCAGGTAATCTAGAATCTGTACGCACAGTAGTAGAAAAGTTCAGTGTCGATATTAATATTAAATATGATTACATATATATTGGTATTACTCCGATTAATTATGCAATCAAAGAAGATCATGAGCAAATTGTTGATTATTTGATTAACAAAGGAGCAAAAGTATCTCTTATTGACGCTTTACGTCTTGCTATCAAATTAAATTCTTATAAAACCGCGGGCTTGCTGTTAGGGAAGTTAGATGTGAACGATATTAATGTGCAAGATAGTGACGGGAACACGACTTTTCATTATTTCTTTAAGTATTTTAATAACCCTAATTCTGATGATTTTGTTTTAAAAAGGACATCATTTAACTTTGATGCTTTTAATTTTGGTCAACCTTCCTCTAAGAAGTCTTCTTCCAAAAATAGTAGTAACCCTAATGTTCAGAAAGATACACAAGATAATAACATCAGTTATAATACAAATCCTCATAAAGATATGATTAAGCTTTTTGATCAATTACAGTCCAAAATGAACTCAAAGGAATTTAGGGAAGGTTGTGCAAGAGAGAGTGTAATCATATCCCTTAAGAATGCTATTTCCCTTTTTCACTCACTGGTAGATAAAGGTGTATGTTACAATATTCCAAATAGTGAACGCATAACACCGCTTGATCTGTGTGTTGACCAACTTGTAGATAATCATAGAAAAGTGAGTTCATGGGATGATTCCATTTTTTATCACGATTATGTGGAAACAGAAAAAGCATACTATTCAATGATAAATATTTTTGTTGAAAAAGGAATTACGGGATTAAAGGATGGAAACGGTACTCCTATATCACACAAGATTGTAGAGCATAATATTTATCCACACGTCGAAAATAAAGCAAACATTGACTTAATGGAAGAGGATAGCGGTGGCAAAAACGCATTAGTTAAAGGATGTTGTGATGTTTCTACTATAGAATCTTTAATTGAAAATGGAGTAGATCTAAATACTCCTGATTCTTTAGGGCAAACCTTGCTGCATTACGTTGTTTCAGAATATTGCAACAGCGTTGAGGAGGTAGGTTACAGTTTTCAGCTTGA
The nucleotide sequence above comes from Wolbachia endosymbiont of Oedothorax gibbosus. Encoded proteins:
- a CDS encoding DnaJ domain-containing protein, yielding MLEVNKDATLEEINKAYKKLALKYHPDKLPPKKKERYQELSEKRHSGGILSESESKEMQDLVMPFLEVQKAYEVLPNKKKRKKYDKNGDEEKNTAKSDDLFADYIRKQPYDFLYQSILAGNLESVRTVVEKFSVDINIKYDYIYIGITPINYAIKEDHEQIVDYLINKGAKVSLIDALRLAIKLNSYKTAGLLLGKLDVNDINVQDSDGNTTFHYFFKYFNNPNSDDFVLKRTSFNFDAFNFGQPSSKKSSSKNSSNPNVQKDTQDNNISYNTNPHKDMIKLFDQLQSKMNSKEFREGCARESVIISLKNAISLFHSLVDKGVCYNIPNSERITPLDLCVDQLVDNHRKVSSWDDSIFYHDYVETEKAYYSMINIFVEKGITGLKDGNGTPISHKIVEHNIYPHVENKANIDLMEEDSGGKNALVKGCCDVSTIESLIENGVDLNTPDSLGQTLLHYVVSEYCNSVEEVGYSFQLEKV